A stretch of the Aegilops tauschii subsp. strangulata cultivar AL8/78 chromosome 4, Aet v6.0, whole genome shotgun sequence genome encodes the following:
- the LOC109740347 gene encoding uncharacterized protein, protein MEEMRVGQIEKAIRPPPTSCRPRPRRPRRRRGPSWPLRPHAPSWPLRLRLRLRLRCPPSRRGSTAAGPAPPGGHPAVAGPAAPSHLLPPQAAVAPPPARPVMAPPPPRPIMAPPPPPPLSAIPSRLHRIRPPPLAPPRPAAILPSPAQPTLSPLPALPSVCMSAESPISAYMRRLRGMPSPILVPTSPLGFGCLHSPRAPTSPGVAMPATSPRVRDP, encoded by the exons ATGGAAGAGATGCGTGTCGGGCAAATCG AAAAGGCAATCAGGCCCCCTCCCACCTCCTGCCGCCCCAGGCCGCGGCGGCCCCGCCGCCGGCGCGGCCCGTCATGGCCCCTCCGCCCCCACGCCCCATCATGGcccctccgcctccgcctccgcctccgcctccgctgTCCGCCATCCCGTCGCGGCTCCACCGCCGCTGGCCCCGCCCCGCCCGGCGGCCATCCTGCCGTCGCCGGCCCAGCCGCCCCCTCCCACCTCCTGCCGCCCCAGGCCGCGGTGGCCCCGCCGCCGGCGCGGCCCGTCATGGCCCCTCCGCCCCCGCGCCCCATCATGGcccctccgcctccgcctccgctgTCCGCCATCCCGTCGCGGCTCCACCGCATCCGGCCGCCGCCGCTGGCCCCGCCCCGCCCGGCGGCCATCCTGCCGTCGCCGGCCCAGCCGACGCTCTCCCCTCTCCCGGCGCTCCCTTCGGTCTGCATGTCGGCGGAGTCCCCCATCTCGGCCTACATGCGCCGGCTCCGCGGGATGCCGTCGCCGATCCTCGTGCCCACATCGCCGCTCGGGTTCGGGTGCCTCCACTCGCCGCGGGCGCCGACGTCTCCCGGCGTGGCCATGCCGGCCACCAGCCCCCGCGTCCGCGACCCGTGA
- the LOC109740362 gene encoding anthocyanin regulatory R-S protein-like has translation MALSAPPSQEQPSGKQFGYQLAAAVRSINWTYAIFWSEVLAWKDGFYNGEIKTRKIAGSTTTEVALTADERVMHRSKQLRELHESLLPGNSNNRARRPAASLSPEDLGDGEWYYTISMTYTFHPNQGLPGKSFASNQHVWLYNAQNANTRVFPRALLAKTASIQTIVCIPLMGGVLELGTSDQVLEDPGMVKRISTSFWELHLPSSLESKDASSSTSANDTREATDIILFEDFDHNDTVEGVTSEQREVQCLSNVNLERLTKQMDEFHILLGGLDVHPLEDRWIMDEPFEFTFSPELASAMDMPSTDDVIVTLSRSEGSRPSCFTAWKGSSELKYVPGQVVGESQKLLTKVVAGGAWASNYGGRTTVRAQEINNNTHVMTERRRREKLNEMFLVLKSLVPSVHKVDKASILTETIGYLRELKQRVDQLESSRSPSHPKETTGPSKSHVAGARKKIVSAGSKRKAPGLESPSNVANVTMLDKVVLLEVQCPWKELLMTQVFDAIKSLCLDVVSVQASTSGGRLDLKIRANQQLAAGSAIVAPGAITEALQKAI, from the exons ATGGCGCTATCAGCTCCTCCCAGTCAGGAACAGCCGTCGGGGAAGCAATTCGGCTACCAGCTCGCTGCTGCTGTGAGGAGCATCAACTGGACGTATGCCATATTTTGGTCAGA AGTTCTGGCGTGGAAGGATGGGTTCTACAACGGCGAGATAAAGACAAGAAAGATTGCCGGCTCGACCACTACGGa agttgctcttacagCGGACGAGCGCGTCATGCACAGAAGCAAGCAACTGAGGGAGCTCCACGAATCGCTCTTGCCCGGCAACTCCAACAATCGGGCAAGGCGACCTGCCGCCTCACTGTCACCGGAGGATCTCGGGGACGGCGAGTGGTATTACACCATAAGCATGACTTACACCTTTCACCCTAATCAAGG GTTGCCAGGCAAAAGCTTTGCAAGCAATCAACATGTTTGGCTGTACAACGCTCAGAACGCAAACACCAGAGTTTTCCCCCGCGCGCTCTTAGCAAAG ACTGCTTCTATTCAG ACAATCGTTTGCATTCCCTTAATGGGCGGTGTGCTGGAGCTCGGAACGTCGGATCAG GTTTTGGAGGACCCCGGCATGGTGAAGCGGATCAGCACGTCTTTCTGGGAGCTGCACTTGCCATCATCCTTGGAGTCGAAGGATGCGAGCTCCAGCACATCAGCAAACGATACCAGGGAGGCCACCGACATCATCTTGTTCGAGGACTTTGACCACAACGACACAGTTGAGGGGGTCACCTCTGAGCAAAGGGAGGTCCAGTGCCTGTCCAACGTCAATCTGGAGCGCCTCACAAAGCAGATGGACGAGTTCCACATCCTTCTCGGTGGACTGGACGTGCATCCTCTCGAAGACAGATGGATCATGGACGAGCCCTTTGAGTTTACGTTTTCCCCGGAACTGGCGTCGGCTATGGATATGCCGAGCACCGACGATGTCATCGTCACTTTAAGTAGGTCTGAAGGCTCTCGTCCATCCTGCTTCACGGCGTGGAAGGGATCATCCGAGTTGAAATACGTGCCTGGCCAGGTCGTTGGGGAGTCACAGAAGTTGCTGACTAAAGTTGTGGCTGGTGGTGCATGGGCGAGCAATTATGGCGGTCGCACCACGGTGAGAGCTCAGGAAATTAACAACAACACCCATGTCATGACAGAGAGAAGACGCCGGGAGAAACTCAACGAGATGTTCCTGGTTCTCAAGTCACTAGTCCCGTCCGTTCACAAG GTGGACAAAGCATCCATCCTCACAGAAACGATAGGTTATCTTAGAGAACTGAAGCAAAGGGTAGATCAGCTAGAATCCAGCCGGTCACCGTCTCACCCAAAAGAAACCACAGGACCGAGCAAAAGCCATGTCGCCGGCGCTAGGAAGAAGATAGTCTCGGCCGGATCCAAGAGGAAGGCGCCAGGGTTGGAGAGCCCGAGCAATGTCGCGAACGTGACGATGCTGGACAAGGTGGTGCTATTGGAGGTGCAGTGCCCGTGGAAGGAGCTGCTGATGACACAAGTGTTTGACGCCATCAAGAGCCTCTGTCTGGACGTTGTCTCCGTGCAGGCTTCCACATCGGGTGGCCGTCTTGACCTCAAGATACGAGCTAATCAGCAG CTTGCGGCCGGTTCTGCTATCGTGGCACCTGGGGCAATCACTGAAGCGCTTCAGAAAGCTATATAG